A part of Gemmatimonas groenlandica genomic DNA contains:
- a CDS encoding ATP-binding protein: protein MVSKTTPFQRQAATTLADRLAEPRRFIQVVAGPRQVGKTTMVQQVTDALTVPVRSASADEPTLKGTDWIAQQWDAARLSTNRTNGAVLVLDEIQKIPGWSDTVKRLWDEDTRAKRPLHVVLLGSAPLLIAQGLADSLAGRFETIPLAHWSFAEMHDAFGYSLDEYLFYGGYPGAAPLIGEPTRWARYVADSLIETSISRDVLLLTRVDKPALLRRLFELACRYSGQILSYTKMLGQLQDAGNTTTLAHYLDLLAGAGMVLGLPKYAGDVARSRGSSPKLQVLNTALMTVTSGLTLTEARADREFWGRLVESAVGAHLTNAAMRGECTVHYWRERNHEVDFIVQAGRTLTAIEVKSGRAPLAHAGTSSFAQAFQPTRILMVGGDGIALEEFLLKPVTHWIGALP from the coding sequence ATGGTGAGCAAAACTACACCCTTTCAAAGACAAGCGGCAACTACCCTCGCCGACCGCCTTGCCGAGCCGCGCCGGTTCATTCAGGTCGTCGCCGGCCCTCGGCAAGTGGGCAAGACCACCATGGTCCAGCAGGTCACCGACGCTCTCACGGTGCCGGTGCGGAGCGCCAGCGCCGATGAGCCCACCCTCAAGGGCACCGACTGGATCGCCCAGCAGTGGGATGCCGCGCGGCTTTCCACCAACCGTACAAACGGCGCCGTGCTAGTCCTCGATGAGATCCAGAAGATCCCCGGATGGTCCGACACGGTGAAGCGCCTCTGGGACGAGGACACCCGCGCCAAGCGCCCACTCCACGTGGTGCTCCTCGGCTCGGCCCCGCTGCTCATCGCTCAAGGACTGGCCGACAGCCTCGCCGGCCGATTCGAAACGATCCCTCTGGCCCACTGGTCGTTCGCCGAAATGCACGACGCGTTCGGCTATTCGCTCGACGAGTACTTGTTCTACGGTGGCTATCCGGGCGCGGCGCCCTTGATTGGAGAGCCCACCCGCTGGGCGCGCTACGTGGCTGATAGCCTCATAGAAACGTCGATCTCGCGCGACGTGCTGCTGCTCACGCGCGTCGACAAGCCGGCCCTCCTCCGCCGTCTCTTCGAGCTCGCCTGCCGCTACTCGGGGCAGATTTTGAGCTACACCAAGATGCTGGGCCAACTCCAGGACGCCGGCAACACCACCACGCTCGCCCACTATCTCGACCTGCTGGCCGGTGCCGGCATGGTGCTCGGACTGCCCAAGTACGCCGGCGATGTGGCCAGAAGCCGCGGGTCGAGCCCCAAGTTACAAGTGCTGAACACCGCACTCATGACCGTGACCAGCGGCCTCACGCTTACTGAGGCGCGCGCCGACCGCGAGTTCTGGGGGCGACTAGTGGAGTCGGCCGTCGGTGCTCATCTCACCAATGCCGCCATGCGCGGCGAATGCACGGTGCACTACTGGCGCGAACGCAATCACGAAGTCGACTTCATCGTGCAGGCTGGTCGCACGCTCACTGCCATCGAGGTAAAGAGCGGACGCGCCCCGCTGGCGCACGCGGGGACGTCGTCCTTTGCCCAAGCCTTTCAGCCGACACGCATACTCATGGTGGGAGGCGATGGGATCGCCCTCGAGGAATTTTTGTTGAAGCCTGTGACGCATTGGATTGGCGCGCTGCCGTGA
- a CDS encoding M28 family peptidase: MTRSAPLRTLAALVLLVGALIVRSGLTPAPLPETAPAGEFSSSRALRHVRAIAERPHPSGSADHARVREYIMAELRTLGLEPQVQEATGVGTRYPAAGHVKNIVVRVRGRVAGGKAVLIAAHYDGVGAAPAAGDDGSGSAALLETLRALRAGAPLEHDVTALFTDAEESGLLGAAAFVREHPWARDVALTMNFEARGTTGRSLMFETGAGNLDVARVLATLNDVTASSLSVTIYRSLPNDTDLSELSLLGTPALNFAFVDGVERYHTFHDDVAHLDAGSLQHHGTQLLALTKTFGSGPLPRPVTSDAILFNSPFVGVLAYPESYSVPIALVVAAAVIGLAVFTARSDKKWARGMLLGAVAMLVATALGGLASSQLATTIEKVHTATTWDGQPSWSGAYALALAMLALAIAAGAWALARRWATRDALHVGALVVWVGIACFTAVKLPVGELSVRVARARGRACRCGRDGDARQRGCDCRTLGSHGDRGIVPGAGVHHGCRLHTAAGRTRRHWCRRARAAAGVVVGAATRVAWGRASLAIGWAYCGGVTGTRCGGSDDSASR, from the coding sequence ATGACCCGCTCCGCTCCCCTCCGCACCCTCGCCGCGCTCGTACTGCTCGTGGGCGCGCTCATCGTGCGGTCGGGGCTCACGCCGGCACCGCTCCCCGAGACGGCACCGGCAGGGGAGTTCTCGAGTAGCCGCGCCCTGCGCCACGTGCGCGCGATCGCCGAGCGTCCGCATCCGAGCGGGAGCGCCGACCACGCCAGGGTGCGTGAGTACATCATGGCCGAGCTGCGCACGCTGGGTCTCGAGCCACAGGTGCAGGAAGCGACGGGCGTGGGCACGCGGTATCCCGCGGCCGGACATGTGAAGAACATCGTGGTGCGCGTACGGGGACGTGTGGCCGGCGGAAAGGCCGTGCTCATTGCCGCGCACTACGACGGCGTGGGTGCGGCCCCTGCCGCCGGCGACGACGGATCCGGATCGGCCGCGCTGCTCGAGACACTGCGTGCGCTGCGGGCCGGCGCGCCGCTCGAACATGACGTGACCGCGCTCTTCACCGACGCCGAAGAATCCGGCCTGCTCGGCGCCGCCGCATTCGTGCGCGAACATCCGTGGGCGCGCGACGTGGCATTGACCATGAACTTCGAAGCGCGCGGTACCACGGGACGTTCGCTGATGTTCGAGACCGGCGCCGGCAACCTCGATGTGGCGCGCGTGCTGGCCACGCTCAACGACGTGACCGCGAGCTCGCTGAGCGTGACCATCTACCGCTCGCTTCCCAACGACACCGATCTCTCCGAGCTCTCGCTGCTCGGCACGCCCGCGCTCAACTTCGCCTTCGTGGACGGTGTGGAGCGCTATCACACGTTCCACGATGACGTCGCGCACCTCGACGCGGGGAGTTTGCAGCATCACGGCACGCAACTCCTCGCGCTCACGAAGACGTTCGGTAGCGGACCACTCCCCCGCCCCGTCACCAGCGACGCGATCTTATTTAACAGTCCGTTCGTTGGCGTTCTGGCGTATCCCGAATCGTACAGTGTGCCGATCGCGCTGGTGGTTGCGGCGGCGGTGATCGGGCTGGCGGTGTTCACGGCGCGCAGCGACAAGAAGTGGGCGCGCGGGATGTTGCTCGGCGCGGTGGCGATGCTCGTTGCGACGGCGCTCGGTGGATTGGCTTCGTCGCAGCTCGCAACTACGATCGAGAAGGTGCACACCGCGACCACTTGGGACGGTCAACCGTCGTGGAGCGGCGCATATGCGTTGGCGTTGGCGATGCTCGCGCTGGCCATTGCTGCCGGCGCGTGGGCGTTGGCGCGACGCTGGGCGACTCGCGACGCGTTGCACGTAGGTGCGCTGGTCGTGTGGGTCGGGATCGCGTGCTTCACCGCCGTGAAGCTGCCCGTTGGCGAGCTATCTGTTCGCGTGGCCCGCGCTCGCGGTCGCGCTTGCCGGTGTGGTCGAGATGGTGATGCGCGACAGCGTGGGTGCGACTGCCGCACGTTGGGTAGCCACGGCGATCGCGGCATCGTTCCTGGTGCCGGTGTGCATCATGGTTGCCGGCTACACACTGCCGCTGGCAGGACCAGGCGGCATTGGTGTCGGCGTGCTCGTGCCGCTGCTGGCGTGGTTGTTGGCGCCGCAACTCGAGTCGCTTGGGGCAGAGCGTCGCTGGCGATCGGCTGGGCTTATTGCGGCGGCGTCACTGGCACTCGTTGCGGCGGGAGCGATGACAGTGCGTCGCGATGA
- a CDS encoding ATP-binding protein, which yields MTGLQAEFSFSPRILEHLGIAAYNSVQKCLAELVANAYDADASHVVIELPDVLDDSSTISIADDGVGMTAAALTKKFLHVGRNRRADGERTAKQRLVIGSKGIGKLAGFGIASRVRLTTRSDGLQSAITIDKSALDNVQSLVGHKIDVVQTPSELAPGTKIELIQLHAGLKMPSADSLRRHLYRSMPMGPGFSVTVNGVECTAEEVLGDRTDFAEQVPGVGQVTGFYVLASTRQKRPGLSVRVRGRIVQAPSLFSLDTRAHGFFTAEKIVGEIRAEFLDPEDPGQDRQDLIKTSRDGFLEDSETVRAFYDWAGTFVRKVIQGADEGETKKRTDTLMSSPEVKARLEKLPPHVRGTASTVVRGIIAKLKTASEEDAKSLIEWVLRYYESSVLKELMNAIAAADVHEAEKLAALVSEWGLTQLTSVASIVQTQINIITRLEELVSSDKAYEIDLHKLVEANLWLVKEGLELWSSDKPLRVVLDGKIDQLYADKSDLRPDLICRSRDEGHQATIIEFKRPKEKIRMEHVTQALGYEGLLKAHRPNLNFTTYVVGREYDSEVLAIREKQANAGLHLWSFGEILQRARARFERILDILGR from the coding sequence ATGACTGGACTTCAAGCAGAGTTCTCCTTCTCGCCACGAATCCTCGAGCACTTGGGAATCGCGGCATACAATAGCGTACAAAAGTGCCTAGCAGAGCTAGTCGCGAACGCCTATGACGCGGACGCTTCGCACGTCGTCATCGAACTCCCTGACGTATTGGACGACAGTAGCACCATCTCTATCGCCGATGACGGAGTCGGCATGACCGCGGCCGCGCTGACGAAGAAGTTTTTGCACGTCGGTAGGAATCGACGTGCCGATGGTGAGCGAACCGCGAAGCAGCGGCTCGTGATCGGGAGTAAGGGAATAGGTAAGCTCGCGGGTTTTGGAATTGCTTCGCGTGTCCGACTTACGACGCGTAGCGATGGACTGCAGTCGGCGATCACTATCGATAAGAGCGCATTGGACAACGTTCAATCGCTCGTCGGCCACAAGATTGACGTAGTTCAGACCCCTTCCGAACTCGCTCCTGGCACGAAGATCGAGCTAATCCAGCTACATGCTGGCCTTAAGATGCCGAGCGCTGACAGTCTCCGAAGACATCTGTACCGTAGCATGCCAATGGGTCCCGGCTTTTCGGTCACCGTGAACGGAGTCGAATGTACAGCCGAAGAGGTCCTTGGAGATCGAACAGATTTCGCTGAGCAAGTGCCCGGAGTTGGCCAAGTAACCGGGTTTTACGTGCTCGCATCCACGCGCCAAAAGAGACCAGGATTGTCGGTTCGCGTCCGTGGCCGCATCGTCCAAGCGCCTTCGCTATTCAGCCTCGACACGCGCGCACACGGCTTCTTCACCGCAGAGAAGATTGTCGGCGAAATTCGTGCGGAATTCTTGGATCCAGAAGACCCAGGCCAGGATCGGCAGGACTTGATCAAGACCTCGCGTGACGGTTTTCTTGAGGACTCAGAAACGGTTCGTGCGTTCTATGACTGGGCGGGGACGTTCGTTCGAAAAGTGATTCAGGGCGCGGACGAAGGCGAAACTAAGAAGCGAACTGACACGCTCATGTCGTCGCCGGAAGTAAAGGCGCGGCTGGAAAAGCTTCCGCCGCATGTGCGGGGGACGGCGTCAACAGTGGTCCGCGGCATTATCGCGAAGCTAAAGACCGCATCGGAGGAGGACGCGAAGAGCCTGATCGAGTGGGTTCTGCGCTACTACGAGTCGTCCGTGCTCAAAGAGCTGATGAATGCAATTGCCGCCGCGGACGTTCACGAAGCGGAGAAGCTAGCGGCGCTAGTGAGTGAATGGGGGCTGACCCAACTAACGAGCGTTGCCAGCATAGTGCAAACGCAGATAAACATCATCACGCGCCTTGAGGAACTCGTGTCCTCAGATAAGGCGTATGAGATCGATTTGCACAAGCTTGTTGAAGCCAATCTGTGGCTCGTCAAGGAGGGGCTGGAGCTGTGGTCATCGGACAAGCCGCTGAGGGTAGTCCTCGACGGAAAGATCGATCAGCTCTACGCTGACAAGTCAGATCTTCGTCCTGATTTGATTTGCCGGTCTCGCGACGAAGGGCATCAGGCGACAATCATTGAGTTCAAACGTCCGAAAGAGAAGATACGGATGGAGCACGTCACGCAGGCTCTCGGTTATGAGGGTCTGCTGAAGGCGCACCGGCCGAACCTTAACTTCACCACGTATGTAGTAGGGCGCGAGTACGATTCTGAGGTTCTAGCAATTCGCGAAAAACAAGCGAACGCGGGCCTTCACCTGTGGTCTTTCGGCGAGATTCTGCAGCGTGCCCGAGCGCGATTCGAACGCATTCTAGACATCCTAGGTCGCTAA
- a CDS encoding transposase, with amino-acid sequence MNGIGKIVAYPLPPEIDGITRFPSVRHSLPICRFVPGSHDSGGKTRHWR; translated from the coding sequence GTGAATGGTATCGGCAAGATCGTCGCGTACCCCCTGCCGCCCGAGATCGATGGTATCACGCGCTTTCCCAGCGTCCGTCATTCCCTTCCTATTTGCCGCTTCGTGCCTGGCTCCCACGACTCCGGTGGCAAGACTCGGCACTGGCGCTGA
- a CDS encoding ATP-dependent nuclease, with translation MRISAIRIRHFRSIEELDIPCSDLTALVGRNGAGKSCILRALEAFYSGGQGISGSDFHHNDTSSPIAIGVTYEGLPAEAQSLFGPYMVGGQLQVDVVIVADAGRTTAKYHGSRLVRAAFGGFRRAESATDRKTAYNALRSTADFSELPAWQNQAQGAQALEDWEAAHPESLERDRDDGQFFGFKGVGQGYLGRFTRLLSIPAVRDAGQFAVEGRGSPLTQLIDLLVRSTLGNRADITAFRADMQQKYADLLSPDAVPELNTLQADLAQTLASFAPNTGLALRWKALGTLEVPLPTADVALVEDAFEAPVDKVGHGLQRAFVLSVLQKLAVSAVAADEGGQTDPSLVIAFEEPELYQHPSRQRHIAEMLRRLAHGAGGSSAHGAQILYSTHSPLLVGIDRFDDVRVLRKKASSSEPARSRTILARADASDVAQRMWVAFGSSGSPFTAAGERARMAALMTPIVNEGFFADCVVLVEGESDRAAILAQAARVGFSLDAAGCAVVPCIGKSGMLRPYAVFSSIGIPIYAVWDGDQGKSGASAEDNLRLQRLLGIPEVDWPPFTVAETYACYPKNMEESLKADIGAELFQNCIDAALQEFGLSKRADGMKNPLVVQRLLESAAAAGIVPSCLSSIVGAIRVMANAA, from the coding sequence ATGCGCATCTCTGCCATCCGAATCCGCCATTTCCGTTCGATTGAAGAGCTAGATATTCCTTGCAGTGACTTAACGGCGCTCGTCGGTCGCAATGGGGCGGGAAAGTCTTGCATTCTGCGTGCGCTCGAGGCCTTTTACAGCGGAGGTCAAGGTATATCGGGGAGCGACTTTCACCACAATGACACGTCTTCACCGATTGCTATCGGGGTTACGTACGAGGGCTTGCCAGCCGAAGCCCAATCGTTGTTCGGCCCGTATATGGTCGGCGGCCAACTGCAGGTCGATGTAGTGATTGTTGCGGATGCGGGACGCACTACGGCGAAGTATCACGGATCGCGTCTAGTGCGGGCGGCATTCGGCGGCTTTCGACGCGCCGAGTCAGCGACAGACCGTAAGACCGCCTACAACGCGCTCCGATCAACAGCGGACTTTTCCGAACTACCGGCTTGGCAGAACCAAGCTCAAGGCGCCCAAGCACTCGAAGACTGGGAGGCGGCTCATCCAGAATCGCTGGAGAGAGACCGTGACGATGGTCAGTTCTTCGGATTCAAGGGAGTTGGTCAAGGCTACCTTGGTCGCTTCACGAGACTTCTGTCGATTCCGGCTGTTCGTGACGCTGGTCAGTTTGCAGTTGAAGGGCGTGGATCACCGCTCACGCAGCTGATTGATCTCTTGGTCAGGTCGACACTCGGAAACCGGGCTGATATCACGGCCTTTAGAGCTGACATGCAGCAGAAGTACGCCGATCTGCTATCGCCCGACGCAGTGCCGGAGCTCAATACTCTTCAAGCTGATCTCGCTCAGACGTTGGCATCCTTTGCTCCCAACACGGGGCTTGCGCTGCGGTGGAAGGCACTAGGAACCTTGGAGGTTCCTCTGCCAACCGCAGACGTCGCGCTCGTCGAAGATGCCTTCGAGGCGCCCGTTGACAAAGTTGGACACGGTCTGCAGCGCGCTTTCGTTCTTTCGGTCTTACAGAAGCTTGCCGTGTCCGCAGTCGCTGCAGACGAAGGGGGCCAGACGGACCCTTCACTGGTGATCGCGTTCGAGGAGCCGGAACTCTACCAGCACCCAAGTCGTCAGCGGCACATCGCCGAAATGCTCCGCCGGCTCGCGCATGGCGCCGGAGGAAGTTCTGCGCACGGCGCCCAGATTCTGTACTCAACACATTCGCCACTCCTTGTTGGAATTGATCGATTCGATGACGTGCGGGTCCTGAGGAAGAAGGCGTCGTCGAGTGAGCCCGCTCGGTCGAGAACCATTTTGGCACGAGCAGATGCTTCGGACGTCGCGCAGCGTATGTGGGTGGCATTCGGTAGCAGTGGATCTCCATTCACAGCGGCTGGCGAACGAGCGCGAATGGCGGCGTTGATGACGCCGATTGTCAACGAGGGCTTCTTCGCCGATTGCGTGGTTCTGGTTGAAGGCGAGAGCGATCGCGCCGCAATACTGGCGCAAGCGGCCCGAGTCGGCTTTTCACTCGATGCGGCAGGATGCGCAGTCGTGCCTTGTATCGGCAAATCAGGAATGCTCCGCCCGTATGCTGTGTTCAGCTCAATCGGGATTCCCATCTACGCCGTCTGGGATGGAGATCAAGGGAAATCTGGCGCGAGCGCGGAGGACAACCTTCGATTGCAGCGGCTTCTCGGTATCCCCGAAGTTGACTGGCCTCCGTTCACTGTGGCGGAGACATACGCCTGCTATCCGAAGAATATGGAGGAATCCCTGAAAGCCGACATCGGTGCGGAGCTGTTCCAAAACTGCATCGACGCCGCCTTGCAGGAGTTTGGACTGTCCAAGAGAGCAGACGGCATGAAGAACCCGCTTGTCGTTCAGAGGCTTCTCGAGAGTGCGGCCGCAGCCGGGATCGTCCCGTCATGTCTCTCGAGCATTGTTGGAGCAATCCGGGTCATGGCGAACGCGGCCTGA